Proteins from a single region of Cytophagaceae bacterium:
- a CDS encoding oligosaccharide flippase family protein, giving the protein MSSKVVKNQILALSGQVLPAALGMVSFMWLVRILDPKILGEYLIYMTSVVLFEMVKSGGLQSALVMKVSEKDSEKRNRVIGSAYWLGSIVVLISGIALVVTYFLPFGSADSGFKVFCVWYSVLGIITLPLHIAEAEAVADQNLIFLLLLRILQSINPLIVASFAFLGFNSLQWLATVHVGVNFILLLYVLISKKTNPANIFKKTKEEVKGLVNLIKYTLATLGTTNILKSADTFLIGSFLGPTFVALYAIPQKLTELFEIPLRTLSTTAFPQLAAYHNAREKHRFNNAFISYLTWAYILYIPGLILAFILAPTLVLIIGGEKYASSADIFRVFVFFGAFLPLNRITGIVLDAIQKPGLNFLKVAMMALVNIVADIAALYFSGDLRWVAFASVINAATGCFLGILFIKKAGVLNDEKIMPLVGQNFQEILEKVKIKLAISR; this is encoded by the coding sequence ATGTCATCAAAAGTTGTAAAAAATCAGATTCTTGCATTATCAGGGCAAGTATTGCCAGCGGCTCTTGGCATGGTGTCGTTTATGTGGTTGGTGAGAATATTAGATCCTAAAATTTTAGGAGAATATTTGATCTATATGACTTCAGTTGTGCTATTTGAAATGGTTAAGTCGGGAGGTTTACAATCAGCCCTGGTTATGAAGGTTTCAGAAAAAGACTCCGAAAAAAGGAACCGGGTAATCGGTAGTGCTTATTGGTTAGGAAGTATTGTTGTGTTGATTTCCGGAATTGCGTTGGTAGTAACTTATTTTTTGCCTTTTGGTTCTGCTGATTCCGGTTTTAAGGTATTTTGCGTTTGGTATTCTGTTTTAGGAATAATTACCCTACCTCTTCACATTGCAGAAGCTGAGGCAGTTGCCGATCAGAATCTCATTTTTTTGTTATTATTACGAATATTACAAAGTATTAATCCACTGATAGTTGCCTCATTTGCTTTTTTGGGTTTTAATTCATTGCAATGGCTGGCCACGGTACATGTGGGAGTAAATTTTATCCTTCTTTTGTATGTTTTAATTAGTAAAAAAACCAACCCTGCAAATATTTTTAAAAAAACTAAAGAAGAAGTTAAGGGTCTGGTGAATCTAATTAAATATACTTTAGCAACATTAGGAACGACCAATATTCTCAAAAGTGCTGATACATTTTTGATTGGGTCATTTCTGGGACCAACTTTTGTGGCCCTTTATGCGATTCCTCAAAAACTCACCGAATTGTTTGAAATACCATTGCGAACCTTAAGCACCACGGCATTTCCACAATTGGCAGCATATCATAATGCCCGCGAAAAACATAGATTTAACAATGCATTTATTAGTTATTTAACCTGGGCCTATATTTTGTATATCCCCGGGCTGATTCTGGCATTTATTTTGGCACCTACTCTTGTTTTAATTATTGGAGGTGAAAAATATGCCAGTTCGGCAGACATTTTCAGAGTATTTGTATTTTTTGGAGCGTTTCTGCCACTAAACCGTATCACAGGAATTGTTTTGGATGCTATTCAAAAACCTGGATTAAACTTCCTGAAAGTTGCCATGATGGCACTTGTAAATATTGTGGCAGATATAGCCGCCTTATATTTTTCAGGAGACTTGCGTTGGGTTGCATTTGCTTCTGTAATCAATGCAGCAACAGGATGTTTTCTGGGTATTTTATTTATCAAAAAAGCAGGAGTTTTGAATGATGAAAAAATAATGCCTTTAGTTGGCCAAAATTTTCAGGAAATATTGGAAAAGGTTAAAATAAAACTGGCCATTTCGAGATGA
- a CDS encoding TolC family protein translates to MKIRKIYMVLLLATAGFQATAQEKNLTLLIDNAFNSDLLLDALIDSAQAISPEVNRIRSSRDFVSSNAVIARNSIYSSLSLRSSYMYGTNYAAVNSAQIEDQGSLITNTQTGFYNIGIGLQLPLNQVLNRKHTIRAGNAQIKMAESEIDKTKLLVKQQVIDYYMELKLYYKLMQNSSLNKNSAEINYTMAEKEFLNGQLTLDQISRIQEISIKAQSDYETNLNRYQQSLLQLKAITGVDFYELLNTLK, encoded by the coding sequence ATGAAAATTAGAAAGATATACATGGTATTATTGCTGGCAACTGCCGGATTTCAAGCTACTGCTCAGGAGAAAAATCTTACACTCCTGATTGATAATGCTTTCAATTCGGATTTATTGCTGGATGCCCTGATAGATTCTGCTCAAGCCATTTCTCCAGAAGTAAACAGAATAAGGTCATCACGTGATTTTGTGAGTTCCAATGCTGTCATCGCCAGAAATTCAATTTATAGTTCACTTTCACTAAGGTCGAGCTATATGTATGGCACCAACTATGCTGCTGTAAATAGTGCACAAATCGAAGACCAGGGAAGCCTGATAACCAACACCCAAACGGGTTTTTATAACATTGGAATAGGATTGCAGCTACCATTGAATCAGGTTTTAAACAGAAAACATACCATTAGAGCCGGAAATGCCCAAATAAAAATGGCGGAGTCGGAAATCGATAAGACCAAACTTCTGGTGAAACAGCAAGTGATAGATTACTACATGGAACTGAAGCTATATTATAAGCTGATGCAAAACAGCAGCCTCAATAAAAACTCTGCAGAAATAAACTATACCATGGCTGAAAAAGAATTTCTGAATGGTCAACTCACTTTAGATCAGATTTCCCGGATTCAGGAAATCAGTATCAAAGCACAAAGCGATTATGAAACCAATCTCAACAGATATCAGCAGAGCTTGCTCCAGTTAAAGGCAATCACAGGGGTTGATTTTTATGAATTATTAAATACCTTAAAATGA
- a CDS encoding (Fe-S)-binding protein, which yields MAEMAANGESPDVLFWVGCAGSFDDRYKKVTRAFVKILNHLDIKFAVLGTEESCTGDPARRAGNEFTFQMLAQQNIQVLNGYEIKKIVTACPHCFNTLKNEYPELGGNYEVLHHSEYLQALVNEGKLKVTGGNFKGQKITYHDSCYLGRANEIYEAPRDLIKALDAELVEMKRCKTNGLCCGAGGAQMFKEPEKGKKDINVERIEDALETGSNTVAVACPFCMVMMSDGIKNKEKEHEVKVFDLAELLAENL from the coding sequence ATGGCCGAAATGGCCGCCAATGGAGAAAGCCCCGACGTGCTTTTCTGGGTGGGTTGTGCAGGTTCTTTTGACGACAGATATAAAAAAGTAACCAGGGCCTTTGTTAAAATTCTGAATCATCTGGACATAAAATTTGCGGTTTTGGGTACAGAAGAATCTTGCACCGGAGATCCTGCACGTAGGGCTGGAAATGAGTTTACCTTTCAAATGCTTGCCCAGCAAAACATCCAGGTTTTGAATGGATACGAAATAAAGAAAATAGTAACAGCCTGTCCGCATTGTTTTAATACTTTGAAAAACGAATATCCTGAACTGGGAGGCAATTACGAAGTGTTGCATCATTCTGAATATCTGCAGGCTTTGGTAAATGAGGGCAAGCTGAAAGTTACAGGTGGAAATTTTAAAGGCCAGAAAATCACGTATCATGATTCCTGTTACCTTGGTCGGGCCAATGAGATTTATGAAGCACCCAGAGACCTGATCAAAGCTCTCGATGCTGAGCTGGTAGAAATGAAACGCTGTAAAACCAACGGCCTTTGTTGTGGTGCCGGCGGAGCTCAGATGTTTAAGGAACCTGAAAAAGGCAAGAAAGATATTAATGTGGAACGCATTGAAGATGCTCTTGAAACCGGAAGCAATACTGTGGCTGTGGCTTGCCCTTTCTGTATGGTGATGATGTCAGATGGTATAAAAAACAAAGAAAAAGAACACGAAGTTAAAGTATTTGATCTGGCAGAGCTTTTGGCGGAAAATTTATAA
- a CDS encoding O-antigen ligase family protein codes for MIASSSNSEINIYQKSIVILMVIAATIMFGYFLANGGVAAGAAIIVLPFAIAYIIWVFYNPKVGFISVLLYGFFMPTIGKHIPGLQVGLLVDGLMVITWLAIFFFRTHKFRLRHLNNNLVWLAVFWMGLTVLQIANPSRPSIQGWFQEMRSAALYWFLMTPLTILIMKKKSDMTLFLNIIIIISLIGALYGIKQLYFGVDAAENRWLEAGARKTHILFGKLRVFSFYNEAAQFGASQAHIAVISGVLATGPYSFRRKLFYWVATAFIFYGMLISGTRGAMGALLGGGLLFLILIRQTKLLVMGLLVGVGFFGMLKFTYIGQGNDQIRRMRTSLDPNDASLQVRLINQRILKDMLASKPFGTGVGTIGQWGTTYNKHIPTAKIPPDSLYVKIWVMYGIIGFILWFGIMMFIIAKGSGIAWYTRDPVLRNQVIALCAGSFGSLFASYGNEVMNALPSSVIVFISWTLVFISRKWDTPQSKLIQS; via the coding sequence ATGATTGCGTCATCCTCAAATAGTGAAATAAACATTTATCAAAAATCAATTGTCATATTGATGGTGATTGCTGCTACCATAATGTTCGGATATTTTCTGGCAAATGGCGGAGTGGCTGCAGGAGCCGCAATTATTGTCCTTCCTTTTGCAATAGCATATATTATCTGGGTATTTTACAATCCTAAAGTTGGTTTTATAAGCGTATTGCTCTATGGTTTTTTTATGCCTACGATAGGGAAACACATACCCGGACTACAAGTCGGTCTTTTAGTTGATGGGCTGATGGTTATTACATGGCTGGCAATTTTCTTTTTCAGAACTCACAAATTCAGATTAAGACACCTCAATAATAATTTGGTTTGGTTGGCTGTATTCTGGATGGGTCTTACTGTGCTTCAAATTGCTAATCCATCGAGACCAAGTATTCAGGGATGGTTTCAGGAAATGCGGTCGGCAGCTCTCTATTGGTTTCTGATGACTCCACTCACTATTTTGATTATGAAAAAGAAGTCAGATATGACTTTATTTTTAAATATCATTATCATTATCTCACTGATTGGAGCTCTATATGGTATAAAACAGCTCTATTTTGGTGTGGATGCTGCCGAAAATCGTTGGCTTGAGGCCGGTGCAAGAAAGACCCACATTTTATTTGGTAAACTCAGGGTGTTTTCATTTTATAATGAAGCAGCTCAGTTTGGTGCCTCACAGGCTCATATTGCAGTAATTAGTGGCGTGTTGGCTACAGGTCCATATTCTTTCCGAAGGAAACTATTTTATTGGGTCGCAACAGCATTTATTTTCTATGGTATGCTAATTTCCGGGACAAGAGGAGCTATGGGAGCCTTGTTAGGTGGTGGTTTATTGTTTTTAATCTTAATTAGACAAACCAAACTTCTTGTTATGGGATTGTTGGTTGGCGTGGGGTTTTTCGGAATGCTAAAATTCACCTACATCGGTCAGGGAAATGACCAAATTCGTAGAATGCGAACCTCTCTCGACCCCAACGATGCATCATTGCAAGTGAGGCTCATCAATCAGAGAATATTAAAAGATATGCTGGCCAGTAAGCCTTTTGGTACTGGTGTAGGGACAATCGGTCAATGGGGAACCACGTATAACAAACATATACCCACTGCGAAAATACCACCTGATAGCTTGTATGTAAAAATCTGGGTAATGTACGGCATCATTGGCTTTATACTATGGTTTGGAATCATGATGTTTATAATTGCAAAAGGCTCTGGTATAGCCTGGTACACACGAGATCCCGTCTTAAGAAACCAGGTGATTGCTCTATGTGCAGGGTCGTTTGGAAGTCTTTTCGCAAGCTATGGAAATGAAGTAATGAATGCTCTGCCTTCATCCGTTATTGTATTTATATCCTGGACTTTGGTTTTTATAAGTAGAAAATGGGACACACCACAATCAAAACTGATTCAGTCATGA
- a CDS encoding KUP/HAK/KT family potassium transporter, with the protein MTTTHVSHSKKITAGTLLVALGIIYGDIGTSPLYVLKAIIEHRQISEELVYGGISLVFWTLVFQTSIKYIWLTLQADNQGEGGIFSLYALVKRYGKGLVIPTILGATTLLADGIITPPISISSAVEGLKMVPFLDHLPTVPLVIIILSVLFFFQRFGTEKVGKFFGPAMVIWFLMLLILGINQIILHPNIFKALSPVYGYHLLTHYRDGFWILGAVFLCTTGAEALYSDLGHCGIGNIRITWFFVKTCLVINYLGQAAWLMNQNDLHLHGRNPFFEVMPHWFLLPGIFIATMAAIIASQALITGSFTLINEAMNLNFWPRVGVRQPSESKGQIFIPSVNTMLWIGCIMIVLIFKNSARMEAAYGLAITLTMLVTTYLLSFFLHFKLKWNKLIVAAFVTIFFSIELAFFVANIKKFPDGGFITLIISGIYFFIMFSVFSGRKISNRFTKFVDIEKYEDIFSELSEDDSIPKFSTHLIYMTKANSHHQIEEKIMKSILAKKPKRADVYWFLHINRTNQPYTLDYEVFELLNDKIFKININIGFRVIPKTEVYFKKIIQKLVENRELNLHIRPDGSTKYNPEPDFKFVVIERFLSVENEFTLKDGVILNTFFFLKRISLSYAKFFGLEKSDVEVENIPLVYQPIAVPELRRINQHD; encoded by the coding sequence ATGACTACTACTCACGTAAGCCACTCAAAAAAAATAACTGCTGGCACTTTATTAGTGGCATTGGGTATTATTTATGGTGATATTGGTACCAGTCCCCTTTACGTTTTGAAAGCCATTATCGAACATAGACAAATATCCGAAGAACTAGTTTATGGTGGAATTTCTCTTGTATTTTGGACACTCGTTTTCCAAACATCCATAAAATATATCTGGTTAACATTACAAGCTGATAACCAGGGTGAAGGAGGGATTTTTTCACTTTATGCTTTGGTAAAAAGATATGGTAAAGGTTTAGTAATTCCTACTATTTTGGGAGCCACTACACTACTTGCCGATGGCATAATTACTCCACCCATTTCAATTTCTTCTGCAGTTGAAGGTCTCAAAATGGTACCCTTTCTTGATCATCTGCCAACTGTACCTCTTGTAATAATAATTTTATCGGTTTTGTTCTTTTTCCAAAGATTTGGCACCGAGAAAGTAGGTAAGTTTTTTGGGCCCGCTATGGTAATATGGTTTCTGATGTTATTGATTCTTGGCATCAACCAAATCATCCTGCATCCCAATATTTTTAAAGCACTCAGCCCGGTTTACGGATATCACCTTTTAACTCATTATCGTGATGGGTTTTGGATTTTAGGTGCTGTATTTCTTTGTACCACCGGAGCCGAAGCACTTTACAGTGATTTGGGCCATTGTGGAATTGGAAATATCCGTATCACCTGGTTTTTTGTAAAGACCTGTCTGGTAATCAATTATTTGGGTCAGGCAGCATGGTTAATGAACCAAAATGATTTGCATCTCCACGGTCGTAATCCATTTTTTGAAGTTATGCCACATTGGTTTTTATTACCGGGCATTTTTATAGCAACTATGGCAGCAATAATAGCCTCACAAGCTTTGATTACTGGTAGTTTTACCCTAATCAACGAAGCCATGAACTTAAACTTCTGGCCAAGAGTAGGAGTAAGGCAACCCTCTGAAAGTAAAGGTCAGATTTTTATTCCAAGTGTTAATACCATGCTTTGGATAGGCTGTATTATGATAGTTTTGATTTTTAAAAATTCCGCCCGCATGGAAGCCGCATATGGTTTGGCAATCACACTTACGATGTTGGTTACCACCTATTTACTTTCTTTTTTTCTGCATTTCAAACTCAAATGGAACAAGCTCATTGTAGCGGCCTTTGTAACAATATTTTTTTCAATAGAATTGGCCTTTTTTGTTGCGAATATTAAGAAATTTCCTGATGGTGGATTTATCACCCTGATTATTTCGGGAATCTACTTCTTTATAATGTTTTCAGTCTTTTCGGGAAGGAAAATAAGTAATAGGTTTACCAAGTTTGTCGATATTGAAAAATATGAGGATATTTTCTCTGAATTAAGTGAGGATGATAGCATACCCAAGTTTTCAACTCATTTGATTTACATGACCAAGGCCAATTCTCATCATCAGATTGAAGAGAAAATCATGAAATCAATACTGGCCAAAAAACCTAAACGAGCCGATGTTTACTGGTTTTTGCATATCAACCGAACCAATCAACCCTATACACTTGATTATGAGGTGTTTGAATTATTGAATGACAAGATTTTCAAAATCAATATCAACATAGGTTTTAGAGTTATTCCAAAAACGGAGGTTTATTTTAAAAAGATTATTCAGAAATTGGTTGAAAACAGAGAACTAAATCTCCATATCAGGCCCGATGGCAGTACAAAATATAACCCTGAGCCAGACTTTAAGTTTGTCGTAATTGAAAGATTCTTATCGGTAGAAAATGAATTTACCCTGAAAGATGGGGTTATTCTTAATACATTTTTCTTCCTGAAAAGAATAAGTTTGAGCTATGCCAAGTTTTTCGGACTTGAAAAAAGTGATGTTGAGGTCGAGAATATTCCCTTGGTTTATCAGCCAATTGCTGTTCCAGAGCTTAGAAGGATCAATCAGCATGATTAA
- the clpX gene encoding ATP-dependent Clp protease ATP-binding subunit ClpX → MASNKEPHCSFCGRKKNEVEILLSGTDGHICNNCIEQGFDLIQQELGVSNFKPGKKKKSAAPKFDIKPPIELKNYLDKYIIGQNEAKKVLSVAVYNHYKRLSQPKGEEDVNIEKSNIIMVGETGTGKTYLARTIARMLQVPFAIADATVLTEAGYVGEDVESILSRLLQAADFNPELAERGIVYIDEIDKIARKSDNPSITRDVSGEGVQQGLLKLLEGSIVGVPPQGGRKHPDQQLVQINTENILFICGGAFDGIARHIAKRINKAPIGFKVDVNSIDFNNEDSLLRFVTQQDLKSFGLIPELIGRLPLLTYLNPLDKSTLRKILTEPQNALVKQYKKLFDMESIKLIFEEDALDYIVDQAIVFNLGARGLRSICEAILTDAMFELPSDKSIKTFVVSKEYAQTKFEHSTFYEVKLVA, encoded by the coding sequence ATGGCTTCAAATAAAGAGCCCCATTGCTCCTTTTGTGGAAGAAAGAAAAATGAAGTTGAGATATTGCTTTCAGGTACCGACGGCCATATATGCAACAATTGTATAGAACAAGGATTTGACTTAATACAACAAGAGCTTGGCGTTTCCAATTTTAAACCTGGGAAAAAGAAGAAAAGTGCAGCACCCAAATTTGATATAAAACCACCCATTGAATTAAAGAATTATCTTGACAAATATATTATTGGTCAAAATGAAGCCAAAAAAGTTCTTTCGGTAGCGGTATATAATCATTACAAAAGGTTGTCTCAGCCAAAAGGAGAGGAAGATGTAAATATCGAAAAATCAAATATTATAATGGTGGGTGAGACTGGTACCGGTAAGACTTACCTTGCCCGTACCATAGCTCGTATGCTTCAGGTGCCTTTTGCAATTGCCGATGCAACTGTGCTTACTGAAGCCGGTTATGTGGGTGAAGACGTTGAGAGCATTTTGAGCCGTTTACTCCAGGCTGCAGATTTTAATCCGGAACTTGCCGAAAGAGGGATAGTATATATTGATGAAATCGACAAAATCGCACGTAAATCAGATAATCCATCTATTACACGAGATGTAAGTGGAGAGGGAGTTCAACAAGGATTATTAAAACTCTTAGAAGGCTCTATCGTAGGTGTTCCGCCACAGGGAGGTAGAAAACATCCGGATCAACAGCTGGTACAGATTAATACCGAGAATATACTTTTTATTTGTGGAGGTGCTTTTGACGGAATTGCCCGTCATATTGCCAAACGTATCAATAAAGCTCCGATTGGTTTTAAAGTAGATGTAAACTCAATTGATTTCAATAACGAAGACAGTTTGTTGCGATTTGTTACACAACAAGACCTTAAGTCATTTGGTTTGATTCCTGAACTAATCGGAAGGCTTCCACTATTAACCTACTTGAATCCTTTGGATAAATCAACCCTAAGGAAAATCTTAACTGAGCCTCAAAATGCTTTGGTTAAGCAGTATAAAAAACTGTTTGACATGGAAAGCATCAAGCTCATTTTTGAAGAAGACGCCCTGGATTATATTGTTGACCAAGCCATTGTTTTCAATTTAGGAGCCCGTGGTTTACGGTCAATTTGCGAAGCCATTCTTACTGATGCCATGTTTGAGTTACCATCTGATAAATCAATCAAAACATTTGTGGTTTCTAAAGAATACGCTCAAACCAAATTTGAGCATTCGACTTTTTATGAAGTAAAATTGGTGGCTTGA
- a CDS encoding Gfo/Idh/MocA family oxidoreductase, with protein sequence MKNLSSRREFLQKTALAILGMAAFPSLARKVAASDKLRVAHIGVGGMGNAHLNWFAALPEVDVVGICDVDSDHLSGTAKKYAEKYPDRKLELFNDFRRVLDRKDIDAITVATPDHWHAQLAILAFEAGKDVYGEKPLSYSAREGQLMLAAQQKHNKIFQLGTQIHAGENYHRVQEIIQSGVLGKIKTVRLWKTGLPPVLGPSNYQMPPANLNYDMWLGPAPYHEYSPERVHFTYRYFLDYSGGVFQDFWCHIADIVWMSINPQNLRRITANGEKPEGVADAPQTINIEYEFDDLKIFWTSTPPDVPGADSRGIGAYFEGEKGTLICDYSSKEITINGVTMLDAPDVPVSIIRSPGHQQNFVDSVKSRKQPESNLEYARKMTLPMHLGLISYRLGKSLKWNPETERFIKNKKANKLLWRPYREEWNLIRAK encoded by the coding sequence ATGAAAAACCTAAGCTCTCGCAGAGAATTTCTTCAGAAAACAGCCCTCGCCATCCTGGGAATGGCGGCATTTCCCTCTTTAGCCCGAAAAGTAGCAGCCAGTGACAAATTAAGGGTAGCCCACATTGGGGTAGGAGGTATGGGAAACGCCCACCTCAACTGGTTTGCAGCACTGCCCGAAGTCGATGTAGTGGGTATATGTGATGTGGACAGTGACCACCTTTCAGGTACCGCCAAAAAATATGCGGAAAAATATCCTGATCGCAAACTCGAGCTTTTTAATGATTTCCGAAGGGTACTTGACCGTAAAGATATTGATGCCATTACCGTAGCTACTCCTGACCACTGGCATGCTCAGTTGGCGATTTTGGCCTTCGAGGCAGGGAAAGATGTTTATGGTGAAAAACCGCTTTCTTACAGTGCCCGGGAAGGTCAGCTGATGCTGGCTGCCCAGCAAAAACATAATAAAATATTTCAGTTAGGCACCCAGATACACGCAGGAGAAAATTACCATCGGGTGCAGGAAATTATACAGTCGGGAGTTCTGGGGAAAATCAAAACTGTTAGACTTTGGAAAACAGGACTTCCTCCGGTACTGGGGCCATCAAATTATCAAATGCCACCGGCCAATCTTAATTACGACATGTGGCTCGGGCCGGCTCCCTATCATGAGTATTCTCCCGAAAGAGTGCATTTTACTTATCGCTATTTTCTTGATTATTCCGGGGGCGTATTTCAGGATTTTTGGTGCCATATCGCTGATATTGTCTGGATGTCGATTAACCCGCAAAATCTGAGAAGAATAACGGCCAATGGAGAAAAACCGGAAGGCGTAGCCGATGCTCCCCAAACGATAAATATAGAATATGAATTTGATGACCTCAAAATATTCTGGACTTCGACCCCTCCAGATGTACCCGGAGCGGATTCGAGAGGCATTGGGGCATATTTTGAAGGTGAAAAAGGAACTTTGATTTGTGATTATAGCAGCAAAGAAATAACTATTAATGGCGTCACGATGCTCGATGCACCCGATGTGCCGGTATCAATCATAAGATCGCCCGGGCATCAGCAAAACTTTGTGGACTCGGTTAAGAGCCGGAAACAACCCGAAAGCAACCTGGAATATGCCCGGAAAATGACATTGCCCATGCATTTGGGATTGATTTCTTATCGACTAGGAAAGTCTTTGAAATGGAATCCTGAAACAGAGAGATTTATCAAAAATAAAAAAGCCAACAAGCTTCTTTGGAGGCCGTACCGGGAAGAGTGGAATCTGATAAGGGCAAAATAG
- a CDS encoding tagaturonate reductase has product MLNRNTITTSSKISEYPERVLQFGTGVLLRGLCDFLIDKANKSEIYKGRIVVVKTTGPDVSEFTNQDNLYTVCVRGIENGKTIEENVIIESISRVLSTKTNWEDVLKTAENPVIDLVISNTTEVGLNYVEEEIIDRCPDSFPGKLTAWLYRRFSTVKSETVIIPTELLVDNGKILKEAVLKHLKFNQLSQEFENWILSKVRFCSSLVDRIVPGKPQSEELTNLYSQLGYEDKLILKAEVYKLWAIEGDNLEDVLGFAKADKGVVISSNIEKYRELKLRMLNATHTLLSGMAFLSGFKLVKDALHDEMMEKYLTILMLTELGPSIPMELDIKTTHRYGREVMDRFRNPYLEHQWISITLQYTTKMKMRAIPLLINYYKTFETVPQYFARCFAAYLLFMKVSHTSEGKYFGEYDGQEYPINCDAAPYFKDLWDQYSAQEIVSKVLKNKELWGYDLSILKDFESNVASHLSNMMMLGVKDAISALNVYA; this is encoded by the coding sequence ATGCTCAACAGAAATACGATAACAACATCTTCAAAAATTTCCGAATATCCCGAACGAGTTTTACAATTTGGAACCGGGGTTCTACTGCGGGGATTGTGTGATTTTTTGATTGATAAAGCTAATAAAAGTGAAATATACAAAGGTAGGATTGTGGTAGTTAAGACTACTGGTCCTGATGTTTCAGAATTTACCAATCAGGATAATCTTTATACGGTTTGCGTAAGAGGCATTGAAAATGGCAAAACCATTGAAGAAAACGTAATAATAGAAAGCATAAGCAGGGTATTAAGTACAAAAACCAATTGGGAAGACGTATTGAAAACCGCTGAAAATCCCGTAATCGACCTGGTGATTTCGAACACCACAGAAGTGGGTCTGAATTATGTAGAAGAAGAAATAATTGACAGATGCCCCGATTCTTTTCCCGGAAAACTCACGGCCTGGCTCTACAGAAGATTTAGTACAGTTAAATCAGAAACTGTGATTATTCCAACTGAACTATTGGTGGATAATGGTAAAATATTGAAAGAGGCAGTTTTAAAGCATTTGAAATTTAATCAGTTGAGTCAGGAATTTGAAAATTGGATTTTGTCAAAAGTGCGGTTCTGCAGCTCATTGGTTGATAGAATTGTGCCCGGTAAGCCACAGAGTGAAGAACTTACCAACCTTTATTCTCAATTGGGATATGAAGACAAATTAATTCTCAAAGCTGAAGTTTACAAGCTTTGGGCTATTGAGGGTGATAATCTGGAAGATGTTCTTGGTTTTGCAAAAGCAGATAAAGGAGTTGTGATTAGCTCAAATATTGAAAAATACCGTGAATTAAAACTACGTATGCTCAATGCCACGCATACACTTTTGAGCGGAATGGCATTTTTAAGTGGTTTTAAACTGGTTAAAGATGCCCTTCATGATGAAATGATGGAAAAGTATTTGACAATTTTGATGTTGACGGAGTTGGGACCCTCTATCCCAATGGAACTCGATATTAAAACCACCCATCGTTATGGCAGAGAAGTAATGGACAGGTTTAGGAATCCTTATCTTGAGCACCAATGGATAAGTATTACTCTTCAATACACCACAAAAATGAAAATGAGGGCCATACCACTTTTGATAAATTATTATAAAACTTTTGAAACCGTTCCACAGTATTTTGCACGATGTTTTGCAGCTTATTTACTGTTTATGAAAGTGAGTCATACTTCAGAAGGAAAATATTTTGGAGAATATGATGGCCAGGAATACCCTATTAATTGTGACGCAGCTCCATATTTTAAAGATTTATGGGACCAATATTCTGCTCAGGAAATTGTCTCTAAAGTATTAAAAAACAAAGAACTTTGGGGATATGATTTGAGTATATTGAAAGATTTTGAAAGCAATGTGGCCAGTCACCTTTCAAATATGATGATGTTGGGAGTAAAAGATGCGATATCGGCCTTAAATGTATATGCCTAA